One stretch of Bombus affinis isolate iyBomAffi1 chromosome 4, iyBomAffi1.2, whole genome shotgun sequence DNA includes these proteins:
- the LOC126915714 gene encoding mesencephalic astrocyte-derived neurotrophic factor homolog, translating into MNSSVLLTFFIILGVVYTITALKNDECEVCINTVERFVNTLSEDVKKDTKKIEAAFKDFCKDTKSKENRFCYYLGGLEESATGILSELSKPISWSMPANKVCEKLKKKDSQICDLRYEKQIDIDTVDLKKLKVRDLRKILSDWDETCDGCIEKTDFIKRIEELKPKYSHNANSEL; encoded by the exons ATGAATAGTTCAGTATTATTAACGTTCTTTATTATTCTTGGAGTGGTATATACTATCACAGCTTTGAAAAATGATGAATGTGaag TATGTATAAATACCGTGGAAAGGTTTGTGAATACTTTAAGTGAAGATGTgaaaaaagatacaaaaaagATCGAAGCAGCATTTAAAGACTTTTGTAAAGATACTAAATCTAAGGAAAACAGATTC TGTTATTATTTAGGTGGTTTGGAAGAATCTGCCACAGGTATTTTAAGTGAATTAAGTAAACCTATATCTTGGTCTATGCCTGCAAATAAAGTATGTGAAAAATTGAAGAAGAAGGATTCCCAAATATGTGATTTGAGATATG AGAAACAAATTGATATTGATACTGTTGATTTAAAAAAGCTTAAAGTACGTGATTTGAGGAAAATCTTGAGTGACTGGGATGAAACATGTGATGGTTGCATAGAGAAAACAGATTTTATTAAACGAATTGAAGAACTGAAACCCAAATATTCTCATAATGCAAACTCAGAACTCTGA